Proteins encoded by one window of Candidatus Odinarchaeum yellowstonii:
- a CDS encoding sodium-translocating pyrophosphatase — MFQITLEWALLWFILLVSLSGLAYAVLLIKQILKKDEGTPAMIKIAKAIRGGANSYLRKQFRAVFPIVAVLTIALFFTAYLATTSYYTAGTPEAVFYGAGRAGAFVMGSVFSASVGYIGMNMATRGNVRVASAARRSFSEALQIGYRTGTITGMLTDGLGLLGGVIVFMIYQQYAFEVLLGYGFGGSLIALFMRIGGGIYTKAADVGADMVGKVERGIPEDDPRNPAVIADLVGDNVGDCAGMAADIFESYEVTIVSAMILGYLALGFAGVIFPLIVRAIGVIASIIGTYFVKARGEMKDALRSIKFGFNTSATISIVGFFLAALLYVGLSNPPGIPTGVDPITLSIRLAIATLTGVILAVSINELTDRFTSIKHGAVKGLARSTNTGAATTILRGLSIGYEGSVWNIIVIATAILVSAVIFVGLTPVFIFYGVALCGIGMLTLTGNNISMDTFGPVSDNAEGIGEMAGLKDGEVAEILAQLDSVGNTTKAITKGIAIASAVIAAVALFWSYVSDTGIGIIDVANVYVFIGLLIGGSIPLLFSSIAIRAVDHAASKIILEVRRQFHTIPGLMEGKAEPDYNTSVAICVSAAQRELVGLGVIAILTPLIVGFLLGVPALGGFLAGVILVGQLLAVFMATSGAAWDNSKKAIEAGLYGGKRSEAHKVSVIGDTIGDPLKDTAGPAINPMIKVINLVSLLIAPLIAYGLAEAGAALAVGDVGSVIVDAVIGFVLIVAVALVVWNSKKESKEMLQIIEEMQKQHQK; from the coding sequence ATGTTTCAGATTACATTAGAATGGGCTCTTCTATGGTTTATCCTCCTCGTATCTCTCAGCGGCCTTGCTTACGCTGTTCTGTTAATCAAACAAATACTTAAAAAAGACGAGGGTACCCCGGCGATGATCAAAATCGCTAAAGCCATTCGCGGTGGTGCTAACAGCTATCTTAGAAAACAATTTCGCGCTGTTTTCCCCATCGTAGCAGTGCTCACAATCGCCTTATTCTTCACAGCATATCTAGCTACCACCTCCTATTATACGGCGGGAACACCTGAAGCTGTGTTTTACGGCGCAGGTAGAGCAGGCGCCTTCGTGATGGGCTCCGTTTTCTCCGCTAGCGTAGGTTACATTGGCATGAACATGGCTACCCGCGGAAACGTCAGGGTGGCAAGCGCGGCTAGAAGAAGTTTCAGTGAAGCTCTGCAAATCGGTTACAGAACCGGAACCATAACAGGGATGCTTACTGACGGTCTTGGTTTACTCGGCGGTGTAATAGTATTCATGATATATCAGCAATACGCTTTCGAAGTATTGCTCGGATACGGTTTCGGAGGGTCTCTTATAGCTTTATTCATGCGGATTGGTGGTGGAATCTACACTAAAGCCGCGGATGTAGGAGCGGACATGGTCGGAAAAGTTGAGAGGGGAATACCTGAAGACGATCCTAGAAACCCAGCCGTGATAGCTGATCTGGTGGGCGATAATGTAGGTGACTGCGCTGGAATGGCAGCCGACATATTCGAGTCATATGAAGTCACAATCGTCTCAGCTATGATTCTAGGATATCTAGCTTTAGGTTTCGCTGGAGTTATCTTTCCATTAATAGTGAGAGCTATAGGCGTAATTGCATCTATAATAGGCACATATTTCGTTAAAGCTAGAGGAGAAATGAAGGATGCGCTGCGCTCTATTAAATTCGGCTTCAACACATCGGCTACAATCTCAATAGTAGGCTTCTTCCTAGCAGCTCTATTATATGTTGGTTTATCAAATCCACCAGGGATACCAACCGGTGTTGACCCTATTACGTTGTCGATAAGACTAGCTATAGCCACGCTTACAGGTGTGATACTAGCGGTTTCAATCAATGAGTTAACTGATAGATTTACTTCTATAAAGCATGGTGCTGTTAAAGGTCTAGCGAGATCAACTAACACGGGTGCTGCTACAACTATTCTCAGAGGTTTATCAATAGGTTACGAAGGCAGTGTGTGGAATATAATAGTCATTGCAACAGCTATACTTGTATCCGCTGTAATCTTCGTTGGATTGACACCTGTATTCATCTTCTACGGTGTAGCTTTATGCGGAATAGGCATGCTCACACTTACAGGTAACAATATATCTATGGACACGTTCGGCCCTGTCTCAGATAACGCTGAGGGTATAGGTGAAATGGCTGGCTTAAAAGATGGTGAAGTTGCTGAAATACTCGCACAATTAGACTCTGTAGGTAACACAACCAAAGCTATTACTAAAGGTATTGCAATCGCTTCCGCTGTTATAGCGGCTGTTGCATTATTCTGGTCTTATGTCTCAGATACAGGGATCGGCATAATAGACGTTGCAAACGTTTATGTGTTTATAGGACTGTTGATAGGTGGATCAATCCCGCTTCTATTTAGTTCGATAGCTATCCGCGCGGTTGACCATGCTGCGTCAAAGATTATACTTGAGGTTCGTAGACAATTCCATACGATACCCGGTCTTATGGAAGGCAAAGCTGAACCTGACTACAACACTTCTGTAGCCATATGTGTCTCAGCTGCTCAGAGGGAACTGGTAGGTCTAGGAGTTATAGCGATTCTAACACCTTTAATAGTAGGGTTCCTTCTAGGTGTTCCAGCTTTAGGCGGATTCTTAGCCGGCGTTATACTTGTAGGTCAACTTCTAGCTGTTTTCATGGCTACATCTGGCGCTGCTTGGGATAACTCTAAGAAGGCTATAGAAGCAGGCTTATACGGTGGAAAACGCTCTGAAGCTCATAAAGTTAGTGTTATAGGTGACACAATCGGCGATCCATTGAAGGATACAGCTGGGCCAGCTATCAACCCGATGATTAAAGTAATTAACTTAGTGTCCTTACTAATAGCACCTCTCATAGCATACGGATTAGCTGAAGCAGGCGCGGCTTTAGCTGTAGGGGATGTTGGCTCTGTAATAGTGGACGCTGTAATCGGCTTCGTTTTAATAGTCGCTGTCGCCCTCGTAGTCTGGAATAGTAAGAAAGAGTCTAAAGAGATGCTTCAAATCATAGAGGAGATGCAGAAACAACACCAGAAATAG
- a CDS encoding GTP-binding protein, translated as MKILITGATRAGKSTLIRTLTNGKSISIDKHGTTVALDHGVITVRGIKLYLFGTPGLEHFSVLRKILSEGADGIIFVVDSEDRSKDNLARLVWREISSLAPGVPCIVAANKQDKPNARKPSELRKELSFLSGVPIIPTSAKDNFNLNVLMNAMLTILIGELSPLLKKIEKYSGVKGGIKKIMDEMKLDLAKIKSYLNWLEYRELIEVDWENEMYTMRKELRELLNTDNVPVF; from the coding sequence TTGAAAATTTTGATAACAGGCGCTACTAGAGCTGGTAAAAGCACATTGATTAGAACCCTTACAAATGGAAAAAGTATCAGCATAGATAAACACGGGACAACGGTTGCCTTAGATCATGGTGTGATCACTGTTAGAGGGATAAAACTATATTTATTCGGAACCCCTGGTTTAGAGCATTTCAGCGTTTTAAGAAAGATTCTCTCTGAAGGAGCTGATGGAATAATCTTTGTAGTGGATAGCGAGGATAGATCTAAAGATAATCTTGCAAGACTAGTATGGAGAGAAATCTCTAGTTTAGCTCCAGGTGTCCCATGCATAGTAGCAGCTAATAAACAAGATAAACCTAACGCGCGGAAACCCAGCGAGTTAAGAAAAGAGTTAAGCTTTCTTTCAGGAGTCCCCATAATCCCTACTAGCGCTAAAGATAATTTTAATTTAAATGTGTTAATGAATGCGATGCTAACCATTTTAATAGGGGAGTTAAGCCCGCTTCTTAAAAAAATAGAGAAGTATAGTGGAGTTAAAGGCGGTATTAAAAAGATAATGGATGAGATGAAACTTGACTTAGCGAAGATAAAATCCTATTTAAACTGGCTTGAGTACCGGGAGCTTATAGAAGTTGACTGGGAGAATGAAATGTACACTATGAGAAAAGAGCTTCGAGAACTGCTTAACACTGACAATGTTCCTGTATTCTAA
- a CDS encoding 3-dehydroquinate synthase II: MSKEIWVDLSNQKWSLKKEVLTTALERGVNTVILDEEDIDKARKIGQLKIGVYYATQTTTADFQITEREDTPPSEKIQARRYEIKSSEDVKKITVAKNTTPYFIISAKNWKIIPLENLIAEFQNSKTKLIAEVETIDEAKLFLQTLEKGVDGILLKHPTVEQVIEAGSILKQLVKQIIELTPAKITVIKQLGVGDRVCIDTCSILRKGEGILVGSQSKGLFLVHSESLESEYVASRPFRVNAGPVHSYVLAPNNKTRYLSELKAGDEVLIVNSKGETYPAVIGRVKIEVRPLILIEAEANGETYKIILQNAETIRLVDGKGEPVSITQLKIGDQVLVNIREGARHFGTQIQETIIER, translated from the coding sequence TTGAGTAAAGAAATTTGGGTGGATTTATCAAACCAGAAGTGGAGCCTAAAAAAAGAAGTTTTAACCACAGCTCTGGAACGAGGGGTAAACACAGTAATATTAGATGAAGAAGACATAGATAAAGCAAGAAAAATAGGACAGCTAAAAATAGGAGTCTACTATGCTACCCAAACTACAACGGCGGATTTCCAGATAACAGAGCGCGAAGATACACCTCCAAGCGAGAAAATCCAAGCTAGAAGATATGAAATAAAATCTAGTGAAGATGTTAAAAAAATAACGGTGGCTAAGAACACTACACCCTATTTTATAATATCTGCTAAAAACTGGAAGATAATCCCATTAGAAAATTTAATAGCTGAATTCCAAAACAGCAAAACTAAGCTAATAGCTGAAGTAGAAACAATAGATGAAGCTAAGCTTTTCTTACAAACATTAGAGAAAGGAGTCGACGGAATTTTATTAAAACATCCAACAGTCGAACAGGTAATAGAAGCTGGGAGTATACTAAAACAATTAGTTAAACAAATAATCGAGTTAACACCAGCGAAAATAACAGTTATAAAACAATTAGGGGTAGGAGATCGAGTCTGCATAGACACCTGTTCAATACTTAGAAAAGGAGAAGGAATACTAGTAGGATCCCAGTCTAAAGGCTTATTTTTAGTTCACTCTGAAAGTCTAGAATCAGAGTACGTCGCATCCAGACCATTCAGAGTCAACGCGGGCCCGGTTCACTCCTATGTTTTAGCCCCTAATAATAAGACAAGATACCTATCAGAGTTGAAAGCTGGAGACGAAGTTTTAATAGTTAACAGTAAAGGTGAGACATATCCGGCGGTTATCGGCCGAGTTAAAATCGAGGTTAGACCGCTAATACTTATAGAAGCTGAAGCCAACGGCGAAACGTATAAGATAATACTTCAAAACGCGGAGACAATCAGATTAGTTGACGGTAAAGGTGAACCTGTATCAATAACACAGTTAAAAATAGGAGACCAAGTTCTAGTAAACATCAGGGAGGGAGCCAGACACTTCGGAACACAAATACAGGAGACTATAATAGAGAGGTAG
- the asd gene encoding aspartate-semialdehyde dehydrogenase — MKTSKIGVAVCGATGSVGQRFIELLQGHPWFELKCIMASEKSEGKKYSEAVQWIVSPRIPEPVKDMEIKPVSIESLKGEDIQIVFSALPADVAGPVEEQFAKAGYAVSSNASAHRRDPDVPILIPEVNAEHIKLIPVQRKNRKWSGLIVTEANCTTTGLVIALKPIYERFGIEKVIVTTMQALSGAGLPGVPSMAIIDNVIPYIANEEEKVEWETLKLLGEFKEDKIIPAKIKVSASCNRVFVLDGHLETVLVETSTPASVEDVKKVLSEFKGEPQRLNLPTAPKNPIIVLNEVNRPQPRFDRWAGEPERAKGMAVTVGRIRKDTVFEKGIKMVVLSHNTIRGAAGESILNAELLVANKIVQ; from the coding sequence ATGAAAACGAGTAAAATAGGAGTAGCAGTATGCGGTGCAACCGGGAGCGTCGGCCAAAGATTCATAGAACTTCTCCAAGGCCACCCCTGGTTCGAGTTGAAATGTATAATGGCTTCGGAGAAAAGCGAAGGGAAAAAATACTCTGAAGCTGTTCAATGGATAGTCTCGCCTAGAATACCTGAACCTGTTAAAGATATGGAGATTAAACCAGTCTCCATTGAAAGCTTGAAAGGCGAGGATATCCAAATCGTATTCTCAGCGCTACCGGCAGATGTAGCCGGTCCGGTTGAAGAACAGTTCGCGAAAGCAGGGTACGCGGTTTCTTCAAACGCTTCAGCTCATCGCAGAGACCCTGATGTTCCTATATTAATACCGGAGGTTAACGCGGAACACATTAAGCTAATACCTGTTCAGAGAAAGAACAGAAAGTGGAGCGGACTTATAGTAACAGAGGCAAACTGTACCACAACAGGGCTAGTAATAGCTTTAAAACCGATATACGAGCGTTTTGGAATAGAAAAAGTGATAGTCACCACCATGCAAGCGCTCAGCGGAGCTGGACTACCAGGAGTACCCAGCATGGCGATCATAGATAACGTTATACCTTATATCGCTAACGAAGAAGAGAAAGTTGAATGGGAGACGCTGAAACTATTAGGAGAATTCAAAGAAGATAAAATCATACCCGCTAAAATAAAAGTCAGCGCCAGTTGCAATAGAGTATTCGTATTAGACGGCCATTTAGAAACAGTTCTAGTTGAAACAAGCACTCCTGCCAGTGTGGAGGATGTTAAAAAAGTTCTCTCAGAATTTAAAGGAGAGCCGCAGAGATTAAACCTTCCTACAGCGCCTAAAAACCCGATAATCGTTTTAAACGAGGTTAATAGACCTCAACCGAGATTCGACCGCTGGGCTGGTGAACCTGAACGGGCTAAAGGCATGGCTGTAACAGTCGGGCGGATCCGCAAGGACACCGTGTTCGAGAAAGGAATAAAAATGGTGGTTCTATCCCATAACACGATAAGAGGCGCAGCCGGCGAATCGATACTCAACGCGGAACTTTTAGTAGCTAATAAAATAGTACAGTGA
- a CDS encoding asparagine synthase-related protein yields MNLFVFLTSNNYNKLLKNFLSKEFKYTHLWVNGEKIKELSSASKSQGCNSVICLQTNSKVIDYLNNNIFTKTPLVIYGELRGDLSQFSLDEISNKIKSWLERYINDEVYLRELLYGFFTKFIIVAIINGSVKIIGDHIGYYQLFYYSDTDFKLYSNMKKNIWIAKASPLKELEYYPKPSLPSIILENSVNERTIIGKLEELLTKAVLKQMPEKSGIGVMFSGGLDSLILAKILIKLNESFNNEITLITAGLEGSKDIRRVRAVSSLINLPVEEALFTIDDCALILPEILLTIEKCDTLNVSLAIPEFYALKKACEKGLDIVFTGQGADELFYGYHKYIEAFMKGLNVQKISDEDLLSLSIRNLEREMKIAFKFSLELKYPYLDPPLISYVRGIPINYKLKPVNNVLNSKYILRVLGEKLGVPSAAVSGKVAMQYGSGAMKAIRKIAYQALKNSTAQYKITEFLKKLYLDVLEKHGYT; encoded by the coding sequence TTGAATCTATTCGTTTTTTTAACTTCAAACAACTATAATAAACTTTTAAAGAATTTTCTTAGCAAAGAGTTCAAGTATACTCATTTATGGGTGAACGGTGAAAAAATAAAAGAACTTTCTTCAGCTTCAAAATCTCAGGGTTGCAACAGCGTTATTTGTCTTCAAACAAACAGTAAAGTAATAGATTACCTGAATAATAATATTTTTACTAAAACTCCTTTAGTAATCTACGGGGAGTTGAGAGGGGACTTATCTCAGTTTTCGTTAGATGAGATTTCAAATAAAATTAAATCATGGCTAGAACGTTACATTAACGACGAGGTGTATCTGAGAGAATTACTATACGGGTTTTTCACGAAGTTCATTATAGTGGCAATTATAAATGGTAGTGTTAAAATTATAGGAGATCACATTGGTTATTATCAATTATTCTATTATTCAGATACGGATTTTAAATTATACTCTAATATGAAAAAGAATATTTGGATCGCTAAAGCTTCGCCTTTAAAAGAACTGGAGTACTATCCTAAACCCTCCCTCCCTTCGATTATATTAGAGAACTCAGTTAATGAGAGAACTATTATCGGAAAACTCGAGGAACTGTTAACTAAAGCTGTTTTAAAACAGATGCCTGAAAAAAGTGGAATAGGTGTAATGTTCTCAGGCGGTTTAGACTCCTTAATCCTCGCTAAAATTTTAATAAAATTAAACGAGTCTTTTAATAATGAAATAACACTTATAACAGCTGGGTTAGAGGGCTCTAAAGATATTAGAAGAGTTAGAGCTGTAAGCAGCTTAATTAATCTACCAGTTGAGGAGGCGTTGTTTACTATTGACGACTGTGCTCTCATCTTACCTGAAATACTTTTAACTATCGAGAAGTGTGATACTTTAAATGTGAGTTTAGCTATACCAGAATTCTATGCTTTAAAAAAGGCTTGTGAAAAGGGATTAGATATTGTTTTCACCGGTCAAGGAGCGGATGAACTATTCTACGGTTACCATAAGTATATTGAGGCGTTTATGAAAGGGTTGAACGTTCAAAAAATAAGTGATGAAGATCTCCTCTCCTTATCGATTAGAAATCTTGAAAGAGAGATGAAGATAGCTTTTAAATTTAGCTTAGAGTTGAAGTATCCTTATCTAGACCCTCCGCTAATATCCTACGTTAGAGGGATACCAATTAATTATAAGCTGAAACCTGTTAACAACGTCTTGAATTCAAAGTATATTCTCCGCGTGTTAGGTGAAAAATTAGGTGTGCCATCAGCAGCAGTGAGCGGAAAGGTGGCGATGCAATACGGTTCAGGCGCGATGAAAGCTATTAGAAAAATCGCTTATCAAGCTTTAAAAAACTCAACCGCTCAGTATAAGATCACTGAGTTCTTGAAAAAACTCTACTTGGATGTTCTTGAAAAACACGGCTATACATGA
- the aroD gene encoding type I 3-dehydroquinate dehydratase, which yields MINSTLICVSIIKKTLSEMIETANKLAFEPVDLIEFRLDYLKPFPRLEELLNILKVKKNKIATLRPLREGGESSLPEEERVKILEALVERKIEYVDIEYNTVGVEKFLEKAVNCNVKTILSKHLLNGTPSLKKLESLFNEMSGLNPSFIKISTMIKNKKDILNLAKLILHAEKKQKKIIVTGMGEQGKITRILAPIIGSKITYCSIPGEPAAPGQLDYIKMIKILKELT from the coding sequence TTGATCAACTCCACTTTAATCTGTGTTTCAATAATTAAAAAAACATTAAGTGAAATGATTGAAACCGCTAATAAGCTAGCATTTGAACCTGTTGATTTAATAGAATTTAGGCTAGATTATCTTAAACCCTTCCCCAGGTTAGAGGAATTACTCAATATATTAAAAGTTAAAAAAAACAAGATAGCGACTTTAAGACCTTTAAGAGAAGGCGGTGAAAGCAGCCTCCCAGAAGAGGAGCGAGTAAAAATTCTAGAAGCTTTAGTGGAGAGAAAAATCGAATACGTGGATATCGAGTATAATACGGTAGGTGTTGAAAAATTTTTAGAGAAAGCGGTGAACTGCAACGTGAAAACTATCCTCTCAAAACATTTATTAAACGGAACCCCATCCTTAAAAAAGTTAGAGTCTTTATTCAATGAAATGAGCGGCTTAAACCCCTCATTTATAAAAATCTCTACAATGATAAAAAATAAAAAAGACATACTAAATTTAGCTAAGCTAATCTTACACGCGGAGAAAAAACAAAAAAAGATTATAGTCACTGGAATGGGGGAACAGGGGAAAATCACTAGAATATTAGCTCCGATAATAGGATCTAAAATAACATACTGCAGCATACCCGGGGAGCCTGCAGCTCCAGGGCAATTAGATTATATTAAAATGATAAAGATCTTAAAAGAATTAACATAG
- a CDS encoding shikimate kinase: protein MNKRAAAISHGAVTVINAIAAGVGSAIGVDLWTRAEVEILPEEKYECIIPGFEDTDTKLMENCARKVFEKYNIRGYGARIITYSNIPIGKGLKSSSAAANAVVLATVKALDVEASDIEIIKMGVEAAIESKVTVTGAFDDAAASYFGGLVLTDNIKREIILRKTFTERIKVALLIPDHRVFTRTPEAINKTKLIGRLIPHLIELVKKGKVEDAMNFNGFLYGACYGTPMEIIFKALEGGAKAVSVSGTGPTVAALIDESETDSLKKAWSGFKGEVRIVNINNSKATATTL, encoded by the coding sequence TTGAATAAACGGGCTGCAGCGATTTCACACGGAGCGGTTACTGTTATCAACGCGATAGCGGCGGGTGTAGGCTCAGCTATAGGAGTGGATTTATGGACACGCGCAGAAGTGGAGATTTTACCCGAGGAAAAATATGAATGCATTATTCCAGGATTCGAAGACACGGACACCAAGTTGATGGAGAATTGCGCTAGAAAAGTATTCGAAAAATATAATATTAGAGGATACGGTGCTAGAATAATAACTTATAGTAATATTCCAATAGGGAAAGGTCTTAAAAGCAGCAGCGCGGCTGCTAACGCTGTGGTTTTAGCAACTGTTAAAGCTCTCGACGTTGAAGCTTCAGATATTGAAATCATTAAAATGGGAGTCGAAGCCGCTATAGAATCTAAGGTAACCGTCACAGGAGCCTTCGACGACGCTGCCGCCTCATACTTCGGAGGCCTAGTTCTCACAGATAATATTAAACGTGAAATAATACTTAGAAAAACATTCACGGAGAGAATAAAAGTCGCCTTGCTCATCCCAGACCACAGGGTGTTTACGAGAACACCTGAAGCGATAAATAAAACAAAGCTTATAGGCAGACTAATCCCTCATCTAATAGAATTAGTTAAAAAAGGGAAGGTTGAAGACGCTATGAATTTCAACGGTTTCCTATATGGAGCATGCTACGGCACCCCTATGGAAATCATATTCAAAGCCTTAGAAGGGGGGGCTAAAGCTGTAAGCGTCTCAGGCACCGGGCCGACGGTCGCCGCCCTAATAGATGAAAGCGAAACTGATTCTCTTAAAAAAGCTTGGAGCGGTTTTAAAGGCGAAGTTAGAATCGTAAATATAAATAATAGTAAAGCAACGGCTACTACATTATAG
- a CDS encoding 2-amino-3,7-dideoxy-D-threo-hept-6-ulosonate synthase: MNGKKIRLSRILKNGKAVIIPMDHGVSNGPIEGIVKVEDTIRKLEEGGATAILTHKGILRSLHQVPKTGVIVHFSASTSMGPDPNWKVQVGSVEEAIRLGADAVSVHVNIGCDREPEMLMKLGKIAEACDEWQIPLLAMMYPRGKNVKDPFDPKTVAHVARVGAELGADIIKTNYTGSPETFKQVVEGCPVPVVIAGGPKMDSDIAVLEMVKGAMQAGAIGVSMGRNVFQHKNITGMTRALYKIIVEDATVKEAAKEL; the protein is encoded by the coding sequence TTGAACGGGAAGAAAATAAGACTCTCTAGAATTTTAAAGAATGGAAAAGCTGTTATAATACCCATGGATCATGGGGTAAGCAACGGCCCGATTGAAGGAATAGTGAAAGTAGAGGATACTATAAGAAAACTCGAGGAGGGAGGAGCTACAGCAATTCTTACGCATAAAGGAATACTTAGAAGCCTACACCAAGTTCCTAAAACAGGTGTAATAGTTCACTTCTCAGCTTCAACTTCAATGGGCCCTGATCCGAATTGGAAGGTTCAAGTAGGGAGCGTAGAGGAAGCGATAAGACTTGGAGCTGACGCGGTGTCAGTACACGTTAACATAGGATGCGACAGGGAGCCGGAAATGCTCATGAAACTAGGGAAAATAGCCGAAGCATGCGATGAATGGCAGATACCCCTATTAGCTATGATGTACCCGCGTGGAAAAAATGTGAAAGACCCGTTTGATCCTAAAACAGTAGCACATGTTGCAAGAGTAGGCGCGGAACTGGGCGCTGATATTATTAAAACCAACTACACAGGAAGCCCGGAAACATTCAAGCAAGTAGTAGAAGGATGCCCTGTTCCAGTAGTGATAGCTGGAGGGCCGAAAATGGATTCAGATATAGCAGTTCTAGAAATGGTTAAAGGAGCCATGCAAGCCGGTGCTATCGGTGTTTCAATGGGTAGAAACGTCTTCCAGCATAAGAATATAACAGGTATGACAAGAGCCTTATATAAAATAATTGTAGAAGACGCTACTGTGAAAGAAGCTGCTAAAGAATTATAG
- a CDS encoding shikimate dehydrogenase: MVKEHTLDVETDLYCLIGNPVSHSLSPLMHNYAFRKLGLNAVYLAFKVYEDMLQKAVEGLKAFNIKGANVTIPYKTSVIKYLDAIEEDAEKIGAVNTIKNLGGVLSGYNTDWTAAVDLLKERVNNLKGLNALIIGAGGVARAIVYGLIKNGVNVTITDRTVENAEKMVNDLKKQFEESIECGVILLKDVKKEILRFNILINATPIGMTPNINETPVNTEYLPSNIIVFDTVYNPFETLLVKKAKRIGCTVIEGYRMLVKQGALAFKIWTGLAPPVEDMEKIVYSKLKGELVE, translated from the coding sequence ATGGTTAAAGAGCATACTTTAGACGTGGAGACCGATTTATATTGTTTAATAGGAAACCCGGTCTCCCACTCCCTCTCCCCTTTAATGCATAATTACGCTTTTAGAAAACTTGGGTTAAACGCAGTTTATCTAGCTTTCAAAGTATATGAGGATATGCTTCAAAAAGCTGTTGAAGGTTTAAAAGCTTTTAACATAAAAGGAGCGAACGTTACAATACCGTATAAAACTAGTGTAATTAAATACCTTGATGCAATCGAAGAAGACGCTGAAAAAATAGGCGCGGTTAACACTATTAAAAATCTGGGTGGCGTTCTTTCAGGTTATAACACCGATTGGACTGCGGCTGTTGACCTTTTAAAAGAGCGGGTGAATAATCTTAAAGGATTAAACGCGCTTATAATAGGAGCGGGCGGCGTTGCTAGAGCAATAGTATACGGGCTTATAAAAAACGGTGTCAACGTTACTATCACTGATAGAACAGTCGAGAACGCTGAAAAAATGGTAAATGATTTAAAAAAACAATTCGAAGAGAGTATAGAGTGCGGTGTAATACTTTTAAAAGATGTTAAAAAAGAAATTTTAAGGTTCAACATACTTATCAACGCTACACCAATCGGTATGACTCCGAATATAAACGAGACCCCCGTGAACACTGAGTATTTACCAAGTAATATAATCGTCTTCGACACAGTCTACAATCCATTTGAGACACTCCTAGTAAAGAAGGCTAAGCGGATAGGGTGCACTGTAATAGAGGGGTATAGGATGCTGGTGAAGCAGGGGGCTTTAGCCTTCAAAATATGGACTGGATTAGCCCCTCCTGTTGAAGATATGGAGAAAATAGTATACTCGAAACTTAAAGGTGAATTAGTTGAATAA